From one Nonomuraea polychroma genomic stretch:
- a CDS encoding threonine synthase has product MNSTSLATGQRSLGAPSIEFPLFPPLTRGCPKTSTDEIAYPLEVVYDYARVDRRLFDQEPGTDIARWSPLLPPLHVPTLGEGGTPLVEFDGIYLKDESRNPTWSHKDRLNRVTVSAAVAAGAPGVVVASSGNHGASAAAYAARAGLRAIVLTSAGSPPAVQAFARAYGARVVSVPVEARWPLLREVVDRLGYHPVSNQTVTHTGHPFGPEGYKTIAYEMFLQLGRVPAAVFAPTGYAELLYGVWKGFTELRLLGLADATPRMFSCETAAGGPHARAIATGAPAAVVELGHSDAYGIAGPVGGHRGVLAVRDSGGEAVLVTDDEMRQAQRDLARQGMWQELSGAAGLAGYRRLRRDFDGPVVCIATSSGFKDMGVGTETFPLLENPTLEDLI; this is encoded by the coding sequence GTGAACAGCACATCGCTCGCCACCGGCCAACGTTCCCTCGGAGCTCCATCGATCGAGTTCCCGCTGTTCCCGCCGCTGACGCGGGGCTGCCCGAAGACGAGCACCGACGAGATCGCCTATCCGCTGGAGGTCGTGTACGACTACGCGCGGGTGGACAGGCGCCTGTTCGACCAGGAGCCCGGGACCGACATCGCGCGCTGGTCGCCGCTGCTGCCGCCGCTGCACGTCCCCACGTTGGGGGAGGGCGGGACGCCGCTGGTCGAGTTCGACGGGATCTATCTCAAGGACGAGTCGCGGAATCCGACCTGGTCGCACAAGGACCGGCTCAACCGGGTCACGGTCAGCGCCGCCGTTGCCGCAGGCGCGCCAGGCGTGGTCGTGGCCTCCTCCGGCAACCACGGGGCCTCGGCCGCCGCCTACGCCGCACGGGCCGGGCTACGCGCGATCGTGCTGACCTCGGCCGGTTCGCCGCCGGCCGTGCAGGCGTTCGCCCGCGCGTACGGGGCCCGCGTCGTCTCCGTGCCCGTCGAGGCCCGGTGGCCGTTGTTGCGGGAGGTCGTGGACCGGCTCGGATACCACCCGGTCAGCAATCAAACGGTCACTCACACCGGGCACCCGTTCGGGCCCGAAGGCTACAAGACGATCGCGTACGAGATGTTCCTGCAGCTCGGCCGGGTTCCCGCGGCGGTCTTCGCGCCCACCGGCTACGCCGAGCTGCTCTACGGCGTGTGGAAGGGCTTCACGGAGCTGCGGCTGCTGGGGCTGGCCGACGCCACGCCCCGGATGTTCTCCTGCGAGACGGCGGCGGGCGGGCCGCACGCCCGGGCGATCGCCACCGGCGCGCCGGCCGCGGTCGTCGAATTGGGCCACAGCGACGCGTACGGCATCGCGGGACCGGTCGGCGGGCACCGGGGCGTGCTGGCCGTGCGGGACAGCGGCGGCGAGGCGGTGCTGGTGACGGACGACGAGATGCGGCAGGCACAGCGGGACCTGGCGCGGCAAGGCATGTGGCAGGAGTTGTCCGGGGCGGCCGGGCTGGCCGGATACCGGCGGCTGCGGCGCGACTTCGACGGCCCGGTCGTCTGCATCGCCACGTCCAGCGGCTTCAAGGACATGGGGGTCGGCACGGAGACGTTTCCCCTGCTGGAGAACCCGACCTTGGAGGATCTGATCTAG
- the hrpB gene encoding ATP-dependent helicase HrpB, translating to MPAPDPLPIHHVLPELLAVLERHGTAVLTAPPGTGKTTVAPLALAEAGMRVLVAEPRRLAVRAAARRMGVSYTIRGERHTGANPMVEVVTTGVLLQRLQRDQELAGVDVVMLDECHERHLDADTALAFLLDVRDTLRPDLRLIATSATADAGPWSRLVSGPVVTATGAAYPVETVWAPPPRPVAPPHGLRVDPALLSHVASVVRRALAEGDGDVLCFLPGVGEIARVAAALSDVPEILQVHGQAPAHVQDAVLSAGPARRVVLATSVAESSLTVPGVRVVVDSGLAREPRTDHARGLGSLTTVRVSKAAAAQRAGRAGREAPGTVYRCWTAADHERLADHPRPEIVLADLTGFALQAACWGDTDASGLALLDPPPPAAMAAATRTLAELGALGPDSRATDRGRRMALAGVHPRLARALLDLGPRAADVVALLSEQLPRDAGDDLVEVWRTARRGGSGFAARWRQEAQRLRRAAGPAGAEIEQDVLAGMAVALAFPERVARRRGGGYLMASGTRAQIPEGSRLQTAEWLAIAVADRPTGSASARIRQAVAIDEDIARLAHPTTTEDEVEWRVPPGERRGDVSARRVERMGAIELSSTPLKDADVREAILYGLRTEEVLTWTKQAKDLRDRLAFCHRAIGAPWPSMDALIDLADQWLEPELSRARHRADLERLDVAQALKRLIPWSERLEKAAPERIHVPSGSHVKIDYSGEQPVLAVKLQELFGWQETPEIAGVPVLVHLLSPAGRPVAVTADLASFWRDGYRSVRAELRGRYPKHPWPEDPLTAVPTHRTRR from the coding sequence ATGCCCGCCCCTGACCCGCTGCCCATCCACCACGTCCTGCCCGAGCTGCTCGCCGTGCTCGAGCGGCACGGCACCGCCGTCCTGACGGCCCCGCCCGGCACGGGCAAGACGACGGTGGCGCCGCTGGCGCTGGCCGAGGCGGGGATGCGGGTGCTGGTGGCCGAGCCCCGCCGGCTGGCGGTGCGCGCGGCGGCCCGGCGGATGGGCGTCAGCTACACGATCCGCGGCGAGCGCCACACCGGCGCGAACCCCATGGTCGAGGTGGTCACGACCGGCGTGCTGCTCCAGCGCCTCCAGCGGGACCAGGAGCTGGCCGGAGTGGACGTGGTCATGCTGGACGAGTGCCACGAGCGGCACCTGGACGCGGACACGGCGCTGGCGTTCCTGCTGGACGTGCGCGACACGCTCCGCCCCGACCTGCGTCTCATCGCGACCTCCGCCACCGCCGACGCCGGGCCGTGGTCCCGCCTGGTGAGTGGCCCCGTGGTGACGGCCACCGGGGCCGCCTACCCCGTCGAGACGGTATGGGCCCCGCCCCCGCGCCCGGTCGCCCCGCCCCACGGTCTGCGCGTGGACCCCGCGCTGCTGTCCCACGTGGCCTCCGTGGTCCGCCGCGCCCTGGCCGAAGGCGACGGCGACGTGCTGTGTTTCCTCCCGGGCGTGGGCGAGATCGCCAGGGTCGCGGCGGCGCTCTCCGATGTCCCGGAGATCCTGCAGGTGCACGGCCAGGCGCCGGCCCACGTCCAGGACGCCGTCCTGTCGGCGGGGCCGGCGCGCCGGGTGGTCCTGGCCACGTCCGTCGCCGAGTCGAGCTTGACCGTTCCCGGCGTCCGGGTGGTCGTGGATTCCGGGCTGGCGCGCGAGCCGCGTACGGACCATGCCCGGGGGCTGGGGTCGCTCACCACGGTCAGAGTCTCCAAGGCGGCCGCGGCCCAGCGGGCGGGCCGCGCGGGCCGGGAGGCCCCTGGGACGGTGTACCGGTGCTGGACCGCCGCCGATCACGAGCGCCTGGCCGACCATCCGCGTCCCGAGATCGTGCTCGCGGACCTGACCGGGTTCGCGTTGCAGGCGGCCTGCTGGGGTGACACCGATGCCTCCGGCCTGGCGCTCCTGGACCCGCCCCCACCGGCCGCGATGGCCGCCGCCACCCGCACCTTGGCGGAGCTCGGTGCTCTCGGGCCGGACTCCCGGGCGACGGACCGCGGGCGGCGGATGGCGCTCGCCGGCGTGCACCCACGCCTGGCCAGGGCGCTGCTGGATCTGGGCCCGCGTGCCGCCGACGTGGTGGCCCTGCTGTCCGAGCAGTTGCCGCGCGACGCGGGCGACGACCTCGTGGAGGTCTGGCGCACGGCCCGCCGCGGCGGATCCGGCTTCGCCGCACGCTGGCGCCAGGAGGCCCAGCGTCTCCGGAGAGCGGCCGGCCCGGCCGGTGCAGAAATCGAGCAGGACGTGCTGGCCGGGATGGCCGTGGCGCTGGCGTTCCCGGAGCGGGTGGCGCGGCGGCGGGGCGGCGGATATCTCATGGCGTCCGGCACGCGGGCCCAGATCCCCGAGGGCTCCCGGCTGCAGACCGCCGAGTGGCTGGCCATCGCGGTCGCCGACCGCCCGACGGGGTCGGCGTCGGCACGCATCAGGCAGGCGGTCGCGATCGACGAGGACATCGCCAGGCTGGCGCACCCCACCACGACGGAAGACGAGGTCGAGTGGCGGGTCCCGCCGGGCGAGCGGCGCGGCGACGTCTCCGCCCGCCGGGTCGAGCGTATGGGCGCCATCGAGCTGTCCTCGACCCCGCTCAAGGACGCCGACGTCCGCGAGGCCATCCTGTACGGCCTCCGCACCGAAGAAGTCCTGACCTGGACGAAACAGGCCAAAGACCTCAGGGACCGCCTGGCCTTCTGCCACCGCGCGATCGGCGCCCCGTGGCCCTCGATGGACGCGCTCATCGACCTGGCCGACCAGTGGCTGGAACCCGAGCTGTCGAGGGCCCGCCACCGCGCCGACCTGGAACGCCTCGACGTGGCCCAAGCGCTCAAACGCCTGATCCCATGGAGCGAACGCCTGGAGAAGGCCGCCCCCGAGCGCATCCACGTGCCCAGCGGCTCCCACGTCAAGATCGACTACTCGGGCGAGCAACCGGTGCTGGCGGTCAAGTTGCAGGAGCTGTTCGGCTGGCAGGAGACACCGGAGATCGCGGGCGTGCCGGTGCTGGTGCACCTGCTGTCCCCCGCGGGCCGGCCTGTGGCGGTCACCGCGGACCTGGCGTCGTTCTGGCGGGACGGCTACCGTTCCGTACGTGCCGAGCTCCGCGGCCGCTACCCCAAACACCCCTGGCCGGAGGATCCCCTGACCGCCGTCCCCACGCACCGGACCCGCCGATGA
- a CDS encoding ArsR/SmtB family transcription factor — protein MRLLPHPATEDIELTEVLRALADPVRLEIVARLSVAGELNCTVAGDDLGVHKSTASHHYRTLREAGVVLTKQEGRLKFMSLRRDDLETRFPGLLDSILAATTPHARP, from the coding sequence ATGCGCCTGCTGCCGCATCCCGCCACCGAGGACATCGAGCTCACCGAGGTCCTGCGGGCGCTTGCCGACCCGGTCCGGCTGGAGATCGTCGCCCGGCTGTCCGTGGCCGGCGAGTTGAACTGCACCGTCGCCGGCGACGACCTCGGGGTGCACAAGTCGACCGCCTCACACCACTACAGGACGCTTCGCGAGGCAGGCGTGGTGCTCACCAAGCAGGAAGGCAGGCTCAAGTTCATGAGCCTGCGCCGCGACGACCTGGAGACCCGTTTCCCCGGTCTGCTCGACTCGATCCTCGCCGCGACCACACCTCATGCCCGCCCCTGA
- a CDS encoding MFS transporter, which yields MSARLFPLAVGNFAIGTGMFVTAGLLPPISADLAISPSAAGQLMTVFALAYAVLSPLLAALTARLPRKRLLLLAIGVFVLGNVLTALAPTYALVLATRVIAAIGAAMFTPTASGVANALTAPERRGRALALVIGGMSVSSAIGVPLGTWLGTATSWRATIWLVVGLGVIGLVWVAAVVPELKIPASGRLKERFTPLGDRRVLAVLATQLLLFAAGFTAYTYIGSLFDLPLPAVLWAWGLGGVIGNQLGGRLTDTYGPRRMIILGLAASTVFLALIPVANLALPIALVWAFLWGALGWLVVPAQQFRTVAAVPGNVPVGLGLLSSAQYLGLFVAGLAGGAALDWYGRAGVIVLATAFGLVTLLFTMATYRKAPIVSRESAAVG from the coding sequence ATGAGTGCGCGGCTCTTCCCGCTTGCTGTCGGAAATTTCGCAATCGGTACGGGCATGTTCGTGACCGCCGGGCTCTTGCCGCCCATCTCGGCAGATCTGGCGATCTCCCCGTCGGCGGCCGGGCAGTTGATGACGGTCTTCGCGCTGGCGTACGCGGTGTTGTCGCCGCTGCTCGCCGCCCTGACCGCCCGCCTGCCGCGTAAGCGGTTGTTGCTTCTGGCCATCGGTGTCTTCGTGCTGGGCAACGTGCTGACCGCGCTCGCGCCGACGTACGCGCTCGTCCTGGCCACACGGGTGATCGCCGCCATCGGGGCGGCCATGTTCACGCCGACCGCGTCGGGCGTGGCGAACGCGCTGACCGCCCCGGAGCGCCGGGGGCGGGCGCTGGCGCTGGTCATCGGCGGGATGAGTGTCTCGTCGGCGATCGGGGTGCCGCTCGGCACCTGGCTCGGCACGGCCACGAGCTGGCGGGCCACGATCTGGCTGGTGGTGGGGCTCGGGGTGATCGGACTCGTCTGGGTGGCGGCCGTGGTGCCCGAGCTCAAGATCCCGGCGTCGGGGCGGCTCAAGGAGCGCTTCACGCCGCTCGGTGACCGGCGGGTGCTGGCGGTGCTGGCCACTCAGCTGTTGCTGTTCGCGGCGGGGTTCACCGCGTACACCTACATCGGGTCGCTGTTCGACCTGCCGCTCCCCGCGGTGTTGTGGGCGTGGGGGCTCGGCGGCGTCATCGGCAACCAGCTCGGCGGGCGCCTCACCGACACGTACGGCCCGCGCAGGATGATCATTCTGGGCCTGGCCGCCTCCACCGTGTTCCTGGCCCTCATCCCCGTCGCGAACCTCGCTCTGCCGATCGCGCTCGTCTGGGCGTTCCTGTGGGGTGCGCTCGGCTGGCTCGTGGTGCCCGCCCAGCAGTTCAGGACCGTCGCAGCGGTGCCCGGCAACGTGCCGGTCGGGCTGGGGCTGCTGTCGTCCGCGCAGTACCTCGGGCTGTTCGTGGCCGGGCTCGCCGGCGGCGCGGCGCTCGACTGGTACGGCCGCGCCGGCGTGATCGTGCTCGCCACCGCGTTCGGGCTGGTGACGCTGCTGTTCACGATGGCCACCTACCGCAAGGCGCCGATCGTCTCCAGGGAGAGCGCGGCCGTCGGATAA
- a CDS encoding undecaprenyl-diphosphate phosphatase — protein MIGWFEAVILGLIQGLTEFLPISSSAHIRVVSAFAGWQDPGAAFTAVIQIGTETAVIIYFRKELWEIISTWTRSLWNKDLRSHWAARMGWYVIVGTLPIGVLGLVLKDQIETVFRDLRLVGTTLIVFALILWFADRTARNKLTLEKHLSFTHAIVYGFAQALALIPGVSRSGGTTTAGLLLDYRREDAAKYSFLLAIPAVLASGLYELSEIGNGPAPAWGPTIIATIISFIVGYLAVAWFLRYISTHRFTGFVIYRIVLGFFVILAVSAGWIPPQG, from the coding sequence GTGATCGGCTGGTTCGAAGCGGTGATTCTGGGGTTGATCCAAGGGCTCACGGAGTTCTTGCCGATCTCCTCCAGCGCCCACATCCGGGTGGTCTCCGCTTTCGCCGGCTGGCAGGACCCCGGGGCGGCGTTCACGGCCGTCATCCAGATCGGCACCGAGACGGCCGTGATCATCTACTTCCGCAAGGAGCTCTGGGAGATCATCTCCACCTGGACGAGGTCGTTGTGGAACAAGGACCTGCGCAGCCACTGGGCCGCCCGCATGGGGTGGTACGTCATCGTCGGCACGCTCCCCATCGGCGTGCTCGGCCTGGTGCTGAAGGACCAGATCGAGACCGTCTTCCGCGACCTGCGCCTGGTGGGCACCACGCTGATCGTCTTCGCCCTCATCCTGTGGTTCGCCGACCGGACCGCCCGCAACAAGCTCACGCTGGAGAAGCACCTCAGCTTCACCCACGCCATCGTGTACGGCTTCGCGCAGGCCCTCGCGCTGATCCCCGGCGTCTCCCGCTCCGGCGGCACCACCACCGCGGGCCTGCTGCTCGACTACCGCCGCGAGGACGCGGCCAAATACTCGTTCCTGCTGGCCATCCCGGCCGTCCTGGCGTCGGGCCTGTACGAGCTCAGCGAGATCGGCAACGGGCCGGCGCCCGCGTGGGGGCCGACCATCATCGCCACGATCATCTCGTTCATCGTCGGCTACCTGGCGGTGGCCTGGTTCCTGCGGTACATCAGCACCCACCGCTTCACGGGCTTCGTGATCTACCGGATCGTGCTCGGATTCTTCGTGATATTGGCGGTCTCCGCCGGCTGGATCCCGCCGCAGGGGTAG
- a CDS encoding MurR/RpiR family transcriptional regulator: MENSHSPIEQLRAMVRQLWEELSPAERAVCHYLISASPEQILFASAQELGNATGTSNATVVRTMQRLGFGGLPGLKRALAAEFTSAVAPDVRLRQRISHVGQDLSGIWERVFDEARERIDHCRRLLDAEAFKKAVELLVNAPAALVFGTGASEPAARHLALKLGRRGHRVRATAATGFALADDLLWLGHGEVLVIFQPGRRLKEITVLIDRAHAVGASTVLISDELGGEFAERVEAVLAAPHTPTGITAEPLTGIIVADALLLALDSLDESRSVEHSHQLNALREHLLGPRIR, encoded by the coding sequence ATGGAAAATTCACATAGCCCGATCGAGCAGCTCAGGGCCATGGTCCGGCAGCTGTGGGAAGAGCTCTCGCCTGCCGAGCGGGCCGTGTGCCACTACTTGATCTCCGCCTCGCCCGAGCAGATCCTCTTCGCCAGCGCGCAGGAGCTGGGCAACGCGACGGGCACCAGCAACGCCACCGTGGTCCGCACCATGCAGCGGCTCGGCTTCGGCGGGCTGCCGGGGCTGAAGCGGGCGCTGGCCGCCGAGTTCACCTCGGCGGTGGCCCCGGACGTGCGGCTCAGGCAGCGCATCAGCCACGTCGGGCAGGACCTGTCGGGCATCTGGGAGCGGGTCTTCGACGAGGCACGCGAGCGCATCGACCACTGCCGGCGCCTGCTCGACGCCGAGGCTTTCAAGAAGGCGGTCGAGCTGCTGGTCAACGCGCCCGCGGCGCTCGTGTTCGGCACCGGCGCCTCGGAGCCGGCCGCCCGCCACCTGGCGCTCAAGCTGGGCCGGCGCGGCCACCGCGTACGCGCCACCGCGGCGACGGGCTTCGCCCTGGCCGACGACCTGCTCTGGCTGGGCCACGGCGAGGTGCTGGTCATCTTCCAGCCCGGCCGCCGGCTGAAGGAGATCACCGTGCTCATCGACCGGGCCCACGCGGTGGGCGCGAGCACCGTGCTGATCTCCGACGAGCTCGGCGGTGAGTTCGCCGAGCGCGTCGAGGCCGTCCTCGCGGCCCCGCACACGCCCACGGGCATCACGGCCGAGCCGCTGACCGGCATCATCGTGGCCGACGCCCTGCTGCTGGCGCTCGACTCGCTCGACGAGTCCCGCTCGGTCGAGCACTCGCACCAGCTCAACGCCCTACGCGAGCACCTGCTCGGCCCCCGCATCCGCTAG
- a CDS encoding C45 family autoproteolytic acyltransferase/hydolase: MSLTSLPLVEISGGPRERGRQYGEQARDRVQRALAYYAEAFAFSSGLTWEQVVGRAARWVEPSKAFAPELVEEMEGIAEGAGVGFLDVLALNARGEIIYDTTFSSMEPDGCTSFALLGEASGDGHVYAGQNWDWRHGVSDTLMVLRVVQPGRPTVIMHVEAGQVGRQGANSAGIALNANGLGGRFDDSVGVPQTLIRRRVLDSDNLNAALEALTKSRAHIASNALVTHREGFAIDLETTPGAVGWMYPSNGLLVHGNHYQAFVPPQLAATYRPSSADSLFRVPRAEGGLRLVREASGTDEARKRIRAAMSDHLGHPESLCTHPDPTQPAVKRWATLLSSCVDLTTGDYLIAAGTPCDHEYERVPWNLYDGPHGEVTP; this comes from the coding sequence TTGAGCCTCACATCCCTGCCTCTCGTCGAGATCTCCGGAGGCCCGCGCGAGCGCGGGCGCCAATACGGTGAGCAGGCCCGCGACCGCGTCCAGCGTGCTCTGGCCTACTACGCCGAGGCGTTCGCGTTCTCCAGCGGTCTGACGTGGGAGCAGGTCGTGGGGCGGGCGGCCCGCTGGGTGGAGCCGAGCAAGGCGTTCGCGCCCGAGCTGGTCGAGGAGATGGAGGGCATCGCCGAGGGAGCGGGTGTCGGCTTCCTCGACGTTCTGGCGCTCAACGCCCGCGGCGAGATCATCTATGACACCACCTTCAGCTCCATGGAGCCGGACGGGTGCACGTCGTTCGCGCTGTTGGGGGAGGCGTCCGGCGACGGCCACGTCTACGCGGGGCAAAACTGGGACTGGCGGCACGGCGTCTCGGACACGCTGATGGTGCTGAGGGTCGTGCAGCCGGGCCGGCCGACGGTGATCATGCATGTGGAGGCGGGCCAGGTCGGGCGGCAGGGGGCCAACTCGGCAGGCATCGCGCTCAACGCCAACGGGCTCGGCGGCCGCTTCGACGACTCGGTGGGCGTGCCGCAGACGCTCATCAGGCGCAGGGTGCTCGACAGCGACAACCTCAACGCCGCGCTGGAGGCGCTGACCAAGTCCCGGGCCCACATCGCCAGCAACGCGCTCGTCACCCACCGCGAGGGGTTCGCGATCGACCTGGAGACCACGCCGGGCGCGGTCGGCTGGATGTACCCGTCCAACGGGCTGCTCGTCCACGGCAACCACTACCAGGCGTTCGTGCCACCGCAACTGGCCGCGACCTACCGCCCGAGCTCCGCCGACTCCCTGTTCCGCGTCCCGCGAGCGGAGGGCGGCCTGCGGCTCGTACGCGAGGCGTCCGGCACCGACGAGGCCCGTAAGCGGATCAGGGCCGCGATGTCCGACCACCTGGGTCATCCCGAGTCCCTCTGCACCCACCCCGACCCCACCCAGCCCGCCGTCAAGCGGTGGGCGACCCTGCTGTCGAGCTGCGTCGACCTCACCACGGGCGACTACTTGATCGCGGCCGGCACGCCCTGCGACCACGAATACGAGCGCGTGCCGTGGAACCTCTACGACGGCCCCCATGGAGAAGTGACCCCGTGA
- a CDS encoding ABC transporter substrate-binding protein, with product MKKTLALAGLIALTAACGGPAATTKAPDPAKLTLVDRTAKAAGPLDSAVWLLDEEPGTLDLDSDGGTNNRTVMANVCERLMQTQPDMTVKPWLAEKAEQPDPKTMVLTLRQDATFHDGSPVTADDVVWSLKRHAGEGMDESDEFEDVESVGKTGDHQVTIAFKKPNALFVQALAGGAGIVLNKEVVEKLGKDYGTPGHEDGCSGPYQVKEWASGSQITIERYDAYWNKEVKPLTKSIAFKWADDTALVNSLATGAAQGAYLSDTGPAVALQANQAVSVAYGATTKVFVLLPTDRGVLKDPKIRRALSLAVDRAGIAKSGFAGLARPWKVPVGAGAWSYEKEAFQTAYDQLQGAPESPQLEEAKKLVQEAGSPKEPIIVATNGEQARTVIANAVVDAAKKIGLSAEIKTVPASEFGSFYTDKSMRAQVDLVPDDWYITKADPIGFYDNGLTGSSNNWVGYSSPAYDELVAKALETTDDAARAKHVIELQRMFTADMVWISLVEVPNAVVLGSKVTGPPASQVHMGYPWAVDLGAKG from the coding sequence GTGAAGAAGACACTCGCCCTCGCCGGGCTGATCGCGCTCACCGCGGCGTGCGGCGGCCCCGCCGCCACCACCAAAGCACCCGACCCGGCCAAGCTCACCCTCGTCGACCGCACGGCCAAGGCCGCCGGCCCGCTCGACAGCGCTGTCTGGCTGCTCGACGAGGAGCCCGGCACGCTCGACCTCGACTCGGACGGCGGCACCAACAACCGCACGGTCATGGCCAACGTGTGCGAGCGCCTCATGCAGACCCAGCCCGACATGACGGTCAAGCCATGGCTGGCCGAGAAGGCCGAGCAGCCCGACCCCAAGACCATGGTGCTCACGTTGCGCCAGGACGCCACGTTCCACGACGGCTCCCCGGTGACGGCCGACGACGTGGTGTGGAGCCTCAAGCGGCACGCCGGCGAGGGCATGGACGAGTCCGACGAGTTCGAGGACGTCGAGTCCGTCGGCAAGACCGGCGACCACCAGGTCACGATCGCCTTCAAGAAACCCAACGCGCTGTTCGTGCAGGCCCTCGCGGGCGGCGCGGGCATCGTGCTCAACAAGGAGGTCGTGGAGAAGCTGGGCAAGGACTACGGCACTCCGGGGCACGAGGACGGCTGCAGCGGGCCCTACCAGGTGAAGGAGTGGGCCTCGGGCAGCCAGATCACGATCGAGCGCTACGACGCCTACTGGAACAAAGAGGTCAAGCCGCTCACCAAGAGCATCGCGTTCAAGTGGGCCGACGACACGGCGCTCGTCAACAGCCTGGCCACGGGCGCGGCGCAGGGCGCATACCTGTCGGACACAGGACCGGCCGTCGCGCTGCAGGCCAACCAGGCGGTCAGCGTCGCCTACGGCGCGACCACGAAGGTGTTCGTGCTGCTGCCGACCGACCGGGGCGTGCTGAAGGACCCGAAGATCCGGCGGGCGCTGTCGCTGGCCGTGGACCGGGCGGGCATCGCCAAGTCCGGGTTCGCCGGGCTGGCCCGGCCGTGGAAGGTGCCGGTCGGGGCCGGGGCGTGGTCGTACGAGAAGGAGGCGTTCCAGACGGCCTACGACCAGCTCCAGGGCGCGCCCGAGTCGCCGCAGCTCGAGGAGGCCAAGAAGCTCGTGCAGGAGGCCGGCTCGCCGAAAGAGCCGATCATCGTGGCGACCAACGGCGAGCAGGCCCGAACGGTGATCGCCAACGCGGTGGTCGACGCGGCCAAGAAGATCGGGCTGTCGGCCGAGATCAAGACCGTCCCCGCGAGCGAGTTCGGCAGCTTCTACACGGACAAGTCGATGCGGGCCCAGGTCGACCTCGTGCCCGACGACTGGTACATCACCAAGGCCGACCCCATCGGCTTCTACGACAACGGCCTGACCGGCTCGTCCAACAACTGGGTCGGCTACAGCTCGCCCGCCTACGACGAGCTCGTGGCCAAGGCGCTGGAGACCACCGACGACGCGGCCCGCGCCAAGCACGTCATCGAGCTGCAGCGCATGTTCACCGCCGACATGGTGTGGATCTCGCTGGTCGAGGTGCCCAACGCGGTCGTGCTCGGCAGCAAGGTGACGGGCCCGCCCGCCTCCCAGGTGCACATGGGCTACCCGTGGGCGGTCGACCTCGGGGCCAAGGGCTGA